Proteins encoded within one genomic window of Equus przewalskii isolate Varuska chromosome 3, EquPr2, whole genome shotgun sequence:
- the LOC139082428 gene encoding zinc finger and SCAN domain-containing protein 4-like, protein MALDLRISFQGEPSRNDPGLENHEFNPSQVPAVQEGEGISEFPSTQHSLFQIGKNSCTRKELQRLYKLFHSWLQPEKQSKDEMISCLVLEQFMINGYCSDRSMLKEKWESSGRNLEKFMEDLTDDGMKPPCLVHVCMQGQDALFSENMPLREVIVHLTKQLLTGTPTGENMGTPFGTPKDHSLETEQGDEDKENGGNISLKTCQVNDSMTSQDNQTPSLLIIQGENRPGPGEGGVPLENPLSSRRAGLGTCRSQEESLKGPPYQDVVIEVGPGFLSRANQVMPECVPTHQSIEGNSACGGHQERSHRAPKSYKCEKCPRIFRYLSRLKAHQRRHNNERTFICGQCDKGFFQASDLRVQQKIHTGEKPFKCSTCEMSFSHKTNLRAHERIHTGEKPYVCSLCQRSYHQSSTYHRHLRTHQKIAFKSVPSTPDASSGTVPM, encoded by the coding sequence ATGGCTTTAGATCTCAGAATCTCATTTCAAGGTGAACCATCCAGGAATGATCCTGGGTTAGAAAATCACGAGTTTAATCCCAGTCAAGTACCTGCTGTCCAAGAGGGGGAGGGGATCTCTGAGTTCCCGAGCACTCAACACAGCTTATTTCAAATTGGCAAGAACTCATGTACAAGGAAGGAACTGCAAAGACTCTATAAGTTATTTCACTCCTGGCTACAgccagaaaaacaaagcaaggatgAAATGATTTCTTGTTTGGTCCTGGAACAATTTATGATCAATGGCTACTGCAGTGACAGGTCCATGTTGAAAGAGAAATGGGAATCAAGTGGCAGAAACCTGGAGAAATTCATGGAAGATCTGACCGATGATGGCATGAAGCCACCTTGCTTAGTCCACGTCTGCATGCAGGGGCAGGACGCTCTCTTTTCTGAGAACATGCCCTTAAGAGAAGTCATCGTTCACCTCACAAAACAGTTGTTAACAGGAACCCCAACTGGAGAGAACATGGGGACCCCTTTCGGGACTCCCAAAGATCATTCCCTGGAAACAGAACAAGGagatgaagataaagaaaatggtggcaacatttctttgaaaacttgTCAAGTAAATGACAGTATGACTAGTCAAGACAATCAAACGCCTTCCCTACTCATCATCCAGGGAGAGAACCGGCCTGGGCCTGGAGAGGGAGGTGTTCCTTTGGAGAATCCACTCAGCTCCAGAAGAGCAGGTCTAGGCACCTGCAGGTCCCAGGAAGAGTCCCTGAAAGGACCCCCTTATCAAGATGTCGTTATAGAGGTGGGACCAGGGTTTCTCTCCCGGGCAAACCAGGTTATGCCTGAGTGTGTTCCTACCCACCAGAGCATTGAGGGAAACTCAGCATGTGGGGGACACCAAGAAAGATCCCACAGAGCCCCCAAATCATACAAATGTGAGAAGTGTCCCAGGATCTTTAGGTATCTGTCTCGGTTAAAAGCCCatcaaagaagacacaataaTGAGAGGACATTTATTTGTGGCCAGTGTGACAAAGGCTTCTTCCAGGCATCAGACCTACGCGTGCAACAGAAgattcacacaggagagaaacctttCAAATGCAGCACATGTGAAATGTCCTTCAGCCACAAAACCAACCTTCGGGCTCATGAGAGAATCcacacaggggagaagccctATGTGTGTTCCCTTTGCCAGAGAAGCTACCACCAGTCATCCACCTACCACCGCCACCTGAGGACTCACCAGAAAATTGCTTTCAAAAGTGTTCCCTCCACACCAGATGCTTCCTCGGGTACAGTGCCAATGTAA